The following nucleotide sequence is from Acidobacteriota bacterium.
CGCAGTAGCCCTTGGCGTAGGCCTCTCGCACCGCCTTCTCCAGCGTGAGCGTGGCCTCGACGAATTCGCCGCGGATATAGATGTAGACCGCGTCGGCCTTCATCGAATACCCCGAAGTCATGCAGGCCTCGACAACGAGATGCGGATCCTTCTCCATCAACAGACGGTCCTTGAAGGTTCCCGGCTCGGATTCGTCGGCATTCATCAGCAGGTAGTGGGGCTGGGTCTTTTCCTTCGGCATGAAAGACCACTTCAGTCCCGTCGGGAAGCCCGCGCCGCCACGCCCCCGAAGACCGGACTTCTTGACCTCGTCGATCAACTGGTCCGGGGACATCTCCCTGAACATCTTGCGCAGCGCCTGATAGCCGCCACCGGACTCGTAGACGTCGATCGACGTCGAGTTTTCCTTGTGGATGTTTCGGGTGAGGATTTTTTCGGTCATGGTGTAGGCCCGCTCAGTCCAGTTTTTCGAGGAGTCGGTCGACCTGATCGAGGGTCAGGTCCTCGTGATAGTCGTCGTTGAGCTGAAACATCGGCGCCGTGCCGCACGAGCCGAGACACTCGACGCGGACCAGCGAGAACTTACCGTCTGCGGTAACTTCACCCTCCTGGATCCCGAGCTTGCCCTTCAGATGTTCGACCAGCTCATCGCTGCCCCGCAACATGCAGGAGAGCGTCGTGCACACCTGGATGTGGTGCCTGCCCGACGGCTTCTGCTTGTACATCGTGTAGAACGTGACGCAGCCGTGGACATGCGCGGGCGTCGTCCCGAGCCGCTCGGCGACCCACGCCTCGGAGTCGGAATCGATCCAGCCCTTGCTCTTCTGTACCTCCCAGAGGACCGGCAGCATGGCCGCCTTCTTCTCCGGGTAGCGTTTGACGATTCCGTCAACCTTACTTTCGAACTCGGCACCGAACATGGAACTCTCTCTACGATTCAGCGGTCAACCTCGCCCATGACGGGATCGAGGCTTGCGATGTTTGCGATGACATCCGCCACCAGGCCGCCTTCGACCAGATGGGGCAGGGTGGCAATGTTGTTGAAGCTGGGAGAACGGATCCGCAGTCGGTAGGGCGACGCCTCGCCGGTCGAGACGATGTAGAAGCCCAGTTCGCCCTTCGGCGCCTCGGTCGAGTGGTAGACCTCGCCGGCCGGGCAACCGACGCCTTCGGTGACCAGGATGAACTGATGGATCAGTTCCTCCATGCTGGTCAGCACGCGTTTCTTTTCCGGGAGGACGATCTTGGGGTCGTCGATGTTGATCGGGCCATCGGGCAGGTTCTTCAACGCCTGATCGAGGATCCGTACCGACTGTCGCATCTCCTCGATCCGCACCAGATAGCGATCGTAGATGTCGCCCTCGGTGCCGCAGGGGATGTCGAACTCGTAGTTCTCGTAGCCGGAGTAGGGGCGGCTCTTGCGAAGATCCTGCTCGAGGCCGGTCGCCCGCAAGGACGGCCCGGTCATGCCATAGTCGATGGCGTCTTCCGTGTTGATCGCGCCGACACCCTGGGTTCTCTGCAACCAGATCGTGTTGTTGGTCAATAGCGACTCGAAGGCGTCGACCCTGCCGGGGAAGGCGTCGACAAACTCTCGCATCCGACCGAGCCACGGATCCGTGACGTCGTGCATGAGCCCGCCGATCCGGGTGAAGGAGGTCGTCAGCCGTGCGCCGGTGAGATCCTCCACCAGATCGTAGTGCCACTCGCGGTCCTTGAAGGTGTGGAAGAAAACCGTCGCCGCGCCCAGATCCAACGCGTGCGTGCCGAGCCACAACAGGTGGGCGCCGATCCGCGCCAACTCGCAGCAGATCACACGGATCACCTGACAGCGTTCGGGGACCGTCACGCCGATCAACTCCTCAACGGCCAGCGCGAAGCCGACGTTGGACGCCAACGGCGCCAGGTAGTCCATCCGATCGGTATAGGGAATGAACTGCAGGTAGGTGCGATTCTCGGCGATCTTCTCCATACCGCGGTGGAGGTAGCCAAGGTGGGGAACACACTTGACGACCCGTTCACCCTCGAGCTGCAACACCAGCTGCAACACGCCATGGGTTGCCGGATGGGACGGCCCCATGTTGATGGTGACCACATCGGGGTTGTCGGCAGATCGCTGAATCGTGTTTTCCACAGGTGCGCCTAGCCCCTGAAGAGGGGCAGCTCCTTCCGCAACGGATATTCGGTGTAATCGTCGGGCATCAGGATCCGTCTCAGGTCCGGGTGACCGTCGAATCGAATCCCGAACATGTCGTAGGTCTCCCGCTCGTTCCAGTCGGCGGACTTCCACACGGAGGACAACGACGGCACCGGCCCTTCGTCACCGGTCCGAAGCTTGATGCGCAGATAGTCGTCGTGCTTGTGGCTGTAGAGGTGATAGATCATCTCCATCGGCGGCGTCTCATCGGGGAAGTGGGCGCCGGTGACATCGACGAGATAGCGATAGTCCATCTCGGGTTCGTCACGAAGCCACGCGGCAATCTCCAGGAGATTCTCGGCGTCTAAGGTGCACCAGTGTTGTCCCTGGTGTTCGCCGCCGTGCCGAACGCGGTCGCCGAATCGTTGGATCATGGCGTCAATCGCGCGCTTGCCGTCTGCCACGTCAGTCCCACTCCAGCGCGCCGCGCTGCCAGACATAGACAAACCCGACGACCAGGATGCCAAGAAACACGCCCATCTCGCCGAGAGCAAACATCTTGTTGTCTGCGAACGCACGGAACGTCGCCGCCCACGGCCAGAGGAACGCGGCCTCGATGTCGAACAGGATGAACAACATCGCCACGAGATAGAAGTGAATCGAGTAGCGGTGACCATCCATCCGTTCGTACGGCTTCATGCCGCACTCGTACGGTGTGAGATCGAGTCGTGTTCCCTTGACGCGACCCAGCAGGTGAGAAATGACGAGCATGCCACCGCCCATCGCAGCGGCGGTGACGACCATCATCAGTAGTGACAACCGTGTTTCAGCCATTCCAGAGGGCCCCACGCCGCTCCCGTTTTCGCCGGGTTTTTATCAAGGAGTCAGGGGTTGGAAATCTAACACAGCGGCTTTCCGGGTGTCAACGGACCCGCTGGATGGTTAACTCCTTTATTCTGAGAGCGTTACGTTGCGCGGGGCCGTCTCTCGACTCACGAAAAAGGGGAGGCCTGACGGCCTCCCCTTCCTGGATCGTGATTTGAGCGAATGAGCCGGCAGGATCAGTTCTGCTCCCGCTTCTTCTCCCACTCTTTTCGCTTCCGCTCAGCTTCCGCGAACTCTTCGTCGGCAATGCGCTTGGCTTCGGCGGCTTCCCGCTCCGCGGCGTCCATGCCCTTGTTCTCTTGCTCGATGGCGATGTTCTTCTTACAGGTGTCAATCAGGCTCTGAGTCCCCGACGACGGATGGATGGCCATCGCCTTCTCATAGGTCGTGATCGCCTCATCCAGCCGCTTCTGCTTCTGCAGCGCGAAACCCAGGGTCTCGTAGATCACGGGCAGACGGGGAGCACAGGTCGCGGCGTCTCGAAGGATGCTCTCGGCCTCCTTCCAGGACTTCTGGGCGGTGTAGACCTTGCCGAGGTTGACCATGGCGTAGCAATGGTCCTTCTTGCGGCTGAGAACCTCCTTGAAGGCATTCTCCGCGACCGCGTACTGCTTGTTCCCCAGCGCCGAGCGCCCGACCAGATTGTGGCTGTCGGCGTCGTCGGGCTTCAGGGCCTTGTAGCGCTTGGCGGCGTCCAGAGCCTTGCCGTAGGTCGAGATCTTGCCCGACTCGTCGCGGGTCTCTGCGGCGGTATCGATCAACGCATTGGTCAATCGCAGCATCAACGCGGGACTGCTGGGGTTGGCGGAGACCGCCGACTGGAGGACCGGCAACGCCTTGTCGATATGTCCCAGCTCGTAGTACGCCGAACCCAGACGATCGAGGACCGCCGGGCTGGACTTGATGGCCCTGGCCTTCTCGAGGTCGTCGATGGCCTCGGACCAGTGCTTCATGCCCGAATTGGAAAAACCACGGAGCTTGTAAAGAAGCAGTTGAAGGTTCGGTGCCGACGCGAGACTCTCCGCGCTCTTCAGCGCAGAGACGGTCTTGGCGTATTGCTTGCGATTGAAGTAGGCCGTGGCGAGTCCGTAGTGGTACTCGAACTTTTCACCGTTCAGCTCGATCGCCTTCTGGAAGTTGGACTCGGCGTCGGAGTTCTTCTTCAACTTGACGAAGGACTGGCCCAACATGTAGTAGCCGAAATCGTAGTTGGGAGAGTCGTCGACCAGCGCCTGAAACGCGGCAGCGGACTCACCGAACCGACCGGCCTTGTAATCGCTCATCGCCTGTTCCCAATCGGCAGAAACGAGGCCGACGGTCAACAGCATCGAAAGCGCGGTAAGGATCGCGAGTCGTGTTCGGATGTTCATGGTGAGGACTCCTTTCGGCACGGGGTTCCTGAACCCCAGTCTA
It contains:
- a CDS encoding NADH-quinone oxidoreductase subunit F (part of NADH-ubiquinone oxidoreductase complex I; shuttles electrons from NADH, via FMN and iron-sulfur (Fe-S) centers, to quinones in the respiratory chain; NuoF is part of the soluble NADH dehydrogenase fragment, which represents the electron input part of NADH dehydrogenase); this translates as MTEKILTRNIHKENSTSIDVYESGGGYQALRKMFREMSPDQLIDEVKKSGLRGRGGAGFPTGLKWSFMPKEKTQPHYLLMNADESEPGTFKDRLLMEKDPHLVVEACMTSGYSMKADAVYIYIRGEFVEATLTLEKAVREAYAKGYC
- a CDS encoding NAD(P)H-dependent oxidoreductase subunit E, translated to MFGAEFESKVDGIVKRYPEKKAAMLPVLWEVQKSKGWIDSDSEAWVAERLGTTPAHVHGCVTFYTMYKQKPSGRHHIQVCTTLSCMLRGSDELVEHLKGKLGIQEGEVTADGKFSLVRVECLGSCGTAPMFQLNDDYHEDLTLDQVDRLLEKLD
- the nuoD gene encoding NADH dehydrogenase (quinone) subunit D — encoded protein: MGPSHPATHGVLQLVLQLEGERVVKCVPHLGYLHRGMEKIAENRTYLQFIPYTDRMDYLAPLASNVGFALAVEELIGVTVPERCQVIRVICCELARIGAHLLWLGTHALDLGAATVFFHTFKDREWHYDLVEDLTGARLTTSFTRIGGLMHDVTDPWLGRMREFVDAFPGRVDAFESLLTNNTIWLQRTQGVGAINTEDAIDYGMTGPSLRATGLEQDLRKSRPYSGYENYEFDIPCGTEGDIYDRYLVRIEEMRQSVRILDQALKNLPDGPINIDDPKIVLPEKKRVLTSMEELIHQFILVTEGVGCPAGEVYHSTEAPKGELGFYIVSTGEASPYRLRIRSPSFNNIATLPHLVEGGLVADVIANIASLDPVMGEVDR
- a CDS encoding NADH-quinone oxidoreductase subunit C, which encodes MADGKRAIDAMIQRFGDRVRHGGEHQGQHWCTLDAENLLEIAAWLRDEPEMDYRYLVDVTGAHFPDETPPMEMIYHLYSHKHDDYLRIKLRTGDEGPVPSLSSVWKSADWNERETYDMFGIRFDGHPDLRRILMPDDYTEYPLRKELPLFRG
- a CDS encoding NADH-quinone oxidoreductase subunit A, with product MAETRLSLLMMVVTAAAMGGGMLVISHLLGRVKGTRLDLTPYECGMKPYERMDGHRYSIHFYLVAMLFILFDIEAAFLWPWAATFRAFADNKMFALGEMGVFLGILVVGFVYVWQRGALEWD
- a CDS encoding tetratricopeptide repeat protein, translated to MNIRTRLAILTALSMLLTVGLVSADWEQAMSDYKAGRFGESAAAFQALVDDSPNYDFGYYMLGQSFVKLKKNSDAESNFQKAIELNGEKFEYHYGLATAYFNRKQYAKTVSALKSAESLASAPNLQLLLYKLRGFSNSGMKHWSEAIDDLEKARAIKSSPAVLDRLGSAYYELGHIDKALPVLQSAVSANPSSPALMLRLTNALIDTAAETRDESGKISTYGKALDAAKRYKALKPDDADSHNLVGRSALGNKQYAVAENAFKEVLSRKKDHCYAMVNLGKVYTAQKSWKEAESILRDAATCAPRLPVIYETLGFALQKQKRLDEAITTYEKAMAIHPSSGTQSLIDTCKKNIAIEQENKGMDAAEREAAEAKRIADEEFAEAERKRKEWEKKREQN